In the genome of Micromonospora sp. Llam0, the window GCTCGAAGCCGAGATTCTCGACGGCGCCGGCACCTGGGCGTGCGGTGCCGCCCTCGACGACGTCGACGGTTGGGAGCCGATCCAGGCGGCCCGAGCGGCGGCCGGCCTCTGGCTGCAGGGCCGGGACGCGGCACCGGACGAGTTCTGGCACCCCGTACAGGGCATGGTCGAGGAGGCGCTGGCCACGCTGCGGTCGCTGCCGGCGGACGAGCAACTGGCCCGGGTCGCCGCACTTCGGCAGGCCGCGCTGGACTGCCGACCCGACCTCTACGAGGTGCTGACCGCCACCTGACGCGGACCGAAACTGACCGATGTCAGGGCGCACGTCTTGTTGCGGCACGGTCCACAATGTGACAATGGCGCAGAGGGCTGACCACGACCAGCCGACACGCACGCGGGGGCGCGAGTTCTTTCAGCTGGCGATGGTCGTGGCGGCCTGGACGGTGGTCGCCGGAGTTCATCTGTTCGGCGTACGGATCGCCAACCTGTGGTTGCTCGCACCAGTGGTGTACGGACTGGTCTGGCTGCTTGCCATGGTGGCCACGACGACGTTCGTAGTGATCGCCTGGCGACGGCGACGGCGACGACGGGCGGCGGCGGCCGGCGCGGTGGCCATCGCGGCTCTGGCGGGCGGGGGTGTGGTCGCCGTCGACTGGACGTACGCCTACGCGCACGGCCAGTTCCGGCTCCACCGCGAGGACTTCGCTGCCATCGCGGCTCTCGCGGATGCCGGCGGGCTCGACTCCGACGAGTACTACGGAGCCCTGTTGCCAGACGATCTGCGGCACCTGTCGGTCACGGGGAGGGCGGCCTGGATCGGCCCGCGCGGGGAGGACCGAAGCGCACTGTTCCTTCCGACGTGGACAGGGATTCCGGATGGCGGGGTCGGTTACCTCTACCGCACGGCAGCGCCGGCGCACGACATCGGGTTCGACTGCTTCGCCGACCCCTGCCAGGTCCGATGGACACTGGGTGACGGCTGGCAGTGGGTAGGTTGAGGCGCGACCAGGCACGGGCAGCCCGGGACCGTACGGTCGGTGCCTGCCTGGCCGCGCTCGACGACGACGAGCTTGCCGACCTGCTGACCGGAGCGACCCCGGTCGGCACCGGTATGGGCGGCACGACGGCGACCATGTCGGTCGCCGGCGTACCGGTGTTCGTCAAACGGGTGCCGCTGACCGAGGTGGAGCAGGGACCAGGCAACTTCGGCTCGACCCGCAACGTCTTCGGGCTTCCGACCTTCTACCAGTACGGATTCGGCTCCACCGGATTCGGCGCGTGGCGGGAACTGGCAGCGCACCAGTTGGTCTCGGACTGCGTGCGGCAGGGCCGGTTCGCCGGCTTCCCGCTGCTGCACCACTGGCGCAGACTGCCGCGACCGGCGGTGGCTTCGGCGCCCACACCGTTGTCCACGGAGGATTCGATCGACACCTGGGTACGCCGCTGGGGCGACTCGGCGGCGGTGCGGGACCGGCTCACCGCAATCGCCGAGGCGTCGGCCAGCCTCGTGCTGTTCATCGAACACATCCCGTACCAGGTGGACACCTGGCTGGCCGAGCAGGCCCGCTCCGACGATCGGGCTGGTCCTGCGGATCGGATCGCCGCCGCATACGACCTGGTCGACCGGTCGTTGCGGGCTGGGACGCGGGTCATGTCGGCGCACGGTTTCGTGCACTTCGACGCACACTTCCGCAACTTGCTGACGGATGGCCGGCGGATCTAC includes:
- a CDS encoding protein kinase family protein, which produces MRRDQARAARDRTVGACLAALDDDELADLLTGATPVGTGMGGTTATMSVAGVPVFVKRVPLTEVEQGPGNFGSTRNVFGLPTFYQYGFGSTGFGAWRELAAHQLVSDCVRQGRFAGFPLLHHWRRLPRPAVASAPTPLSTEDSIDTWVRRWGDSAAVRDRLTAIAEASASLVLFIEHIPYQVDTWLAEQARSDDRAGPADRIAAAYDLVDRSLRAGTRVMSAHGFVHFDAHFRNLLTDGRRIYFADFGLAVHSGFELSPAESDFLHRHRDYDRCYTAAHLTFSLIGNALGLAWPDGLEYLRAGRAAGYPDLPAAARALVRRDARIAETMGSFWHRMLQDRTTSYPYVELEAALAAR